A genomic segment from Desulfonatronum lacustre DSM 10312 encodes:
- a CDS encoding ABC transporter permease — protein MQPELLSQVKLEEHPSTASGTLSATLTGRLDVRSTGAIWGRLQVLVGKARSVVLRLDVSEVEYVDASGLALFAELDEDLRGRGGGLELVGMREELRQSLERFQAQSQAAAVPARRGGVLERIGRGAQAFWRDVRDLVGFVGLFVSGFAQALRRPGSIRWRDFWLSCETVGANAVLIIILIGFLMGLIISFQSAMPLRMFGAEIYVARLLGLSMIRELGPLVTAIILAGRSGASFAAELGTMKINQELDALTTMGLDPVRLLVVPRMLAAMCMTPLLTMVFIVFSLIGGAVVMLSLGYPLVSYTNQVTLSVGVGDLANGLFKSFVFSLLVGWIGCVRGLQTGQGAWAVGAATTSAVVSGIILIAVMDGIFAVLYYVFNY, from the coding sequence GTGCAGCCCGAACTCCTCTCTCAAGTAAAACTTGAAGAACACCCCTCCACTGCTTCCGGCACGCTTTCCGCGACCCTGACCGGTCGGCTGGACGTCCGAAGCACGGGGGCAATCTGGGGGCGGTTGCAGGTTCTCGTGGGCAAGGCCCGGTCGGTGGTTTTGCGTCTGGATGTTTCAGAGGTGGAGTACGTGGACGCCTCGGGGTTGGCCTTGTTCGCGGAACTCGACGAGGATTTGCGAGGCAGGGGAGGGGGGCTGGAGCTGGTCGGGATGCGCGAGGAACTGCGTCAAAGCCTGGAGCGGTTTCAAGCCCAGAGTCAGGCCGCCGCCGTTCCGGCGCGGCGTGGCGGGGTGCTGGAGCGGATTGGGCGCGGCGCCCAGGCATTTTGGCGGGACGTGCGGGATTTGGTGGGCTTCGTGGGGCTGTTCGTTTCCGGGTTCGCCCAAGCCCTGAGGCGTCCGGGGAGCATCCGGTGGCGGGACTTCTGGCTGAGCTGCGAAACCGTGGGGGCCAACGCCGTGCTGATCATCATCCTCATCGGCTTTCTGATGGGCTTGATCATCTCCTTCCAGTCCGCCATGCCCCTACGGATGTTCGGCGCGGAAATCTACGTGGCCAGGCTTTTGGGTCTGTCCATGATCCGGGAACTCGGCCCGCTGGTCACGGCCATCATCCTGGCCGGGCGGTCCGGGGCGTCCTTTGCCGCGGAACTGGGCACCATGAAGATCAACCAGGAATTGGACGCCCTGACCACCATGGGCCTGGACCCGGTCCGGCTGCTGGTGGTCCCCCGAATGCTGGCCGCCATGTGCATGACGCCGCTGTTGACCATGGTGTTCATCGTCTTCAGCCTCATCGGCGGGGCCGTGGTCATGCTTTCCCTGGGCTATCCCCTGGTGAGCTACACTAATCAGGTGACGCTTTCCGTGGGCGTGGGGGACCTGGCCAACGGACTGTTCAAATCCTTCGTTTTCAGCCTCCTGGTGGGCTGGATCGGGTGCGTGCGCGGCCTGCAAACCGGGCAGGGGGCCTGGGCCGTGGGCGCGGCGACCACCAGCGCGGTGGTCAGCGGGATTATTCTGATAGCGGTCATGGACGGCATATTCGCGGTGCTGTATTATGTCTTTAACTACTGA
- the sugE gene encoding quaternary ammonium compound efflux SMR transporter SugE, whose translation MAWFFLAVAGVFEIIWAIGLKYSNGFTRLWPTALTLTAMIFSFGFLAQALRTIPVGTGYAVWTGIGAVGTAVLGIILFAEPATWARIGCILLIVSGILGLKLVS comes from the coding sequence ATGGCTTGGTTTTTTCTGGCCGTTGCCGGTGTTTTCGAGATAATCTGGGCCATCGGCCTGAAGTATTCCAACGGCTTTACCCGACTCTGGCCCACGGCGCTGACGCTGACGGCCATGATCTTCAGTTTCGGCTTCCTGGCCCAGGCCCTGCGAACTATTCCCGTGGGCACCGGCTACGCCGTCTGGACCGGCATCGGCGCCGTGGGCACGGCCGTCCTGGGGATCATCCTCTTCGCCGAACCGGCGACCTGGGCCCGGATCGGCTGTATCCTGCTGATCGTATCCGGAATTTTGGGGTTGAAACTGGTTTCCTGA
- a CDS encoding hybrid sensor histidine kinase/response regulator, with amino-acid sequence MPPDSMVPSPQSKHGVGSLIRQWWRGSSIGFKFAAIMAFMLLLIMLTALTGAIALRATLNHVESVIIASTDIRELTLEIDRELQYARQLERGFFQQWPKVGFSQAMKSFGEPLQLRIEYVIALTTRLRGKLDDPAISQDLRDTVLYLDFYLSAAERYAEAFAEAVLLVSELAKEDTGRQTTLYVMGDVLAERMEMLRHWDLLLLFRTAQTWQNRYLATRQRSDMQSALNVLKIFEDRLLLDPDLPEVSRSDLQNMLRYHGYVAERILELDRLLEAKSREFDLRINALLPISEQLMTQARQEVDRAWMSIAKTRWNASMLLLSSVVCAVLLGLTSALFMHRSISRKFAVLTAAADQIRGGNLQARAEVRSSDEIGRLAETFNTMAERIAKLMHDLQRRMEMTQNRLFQGIESIEEGFALFDKHGRLVTANRNVTRMFPALENALRTGISFHECLSVIQEAKMLPRERSTNLDQPGRQENWLERHLDMFRLGVGTEEIRVSEERILRVRYSRAANGETVVLLEDVTERAWMQEQRLEMERRLLHAQKLESLGVMAGGIAHDFNNLLAAMMGNMELALSMSGLAEPSRKRVEQALLAARRAADLTRQMLAYSGKGGFDVRSVVLNDLVRDNAHIFQTALGKNVRFVQELTSSLPPIRADAGQIQQVIMNLITNASEAIGDHPGTMTLATRLAHCDAAFLGRSRLEEKPEPGWFVHLEVRDTGVGMSEEVQSKLFDPFFSTKFTGRGLGLSAVLGIVRGHRGAIIVDSAPDSGTTFHVLFPVDDAIVKSSPLPEPSLTSNPVAEAGSDVHPEPELILVVDDEEMVRDLSVEALRHLGYAVITAKDGVEAVRVFQENHQRIGCVVLDLMMPNMDGVTAFTKLRKIAPDVPVVLCSGYSSREAEQRFAADRPGAFLQKPFSIEALRRAILDVLKNRNQSRG; translated from the coding sequence ATGCCCCCTGATTCCATGGTTCCTTCCCCGCAGTCCAAACACGGCGTCGGATCGTTGATCCGGCAATGGTGGCGCGGGTCGTCCATCGGCTTCAAATTCGCGGCCATCATGGCCTTCATGCTGCTCTTGATCATGCTCACCGCCCTGACCGGGGCCATCGCCCTGCGTGCGACTCTGAACCATGTTGAATCCGTGATCATCGCCAGCACGGACATTCGCGAGCTGACCCTGGAAATCGACCGGGAACTGCAATACGCCCGCCAACTTGAGCGGGGTTTTTTTCAACAATGGCCCAAAGTCGGTTTTTCCCAGGCCATGAAGTCCTTCGGGGAACCGCTGCAACTTCGGATCGAGTACGTGATCGCCCTGACCACCAGATTGCGCGGCAAGCTTGACGATCCGGCCATCAGCCAGGACTTGCGGGACACGGTGCTGTACCTGGACTTTTATCTTTCCGCGGCGGAACGCTACGCCGAGGCGTTTGCCGAAGCCGTGTTGCTGGTTTCGGAACTGGCCAAGGAAGACACCGGGCGACAGACCACGCTGTACGTGATGGGCGACGTGCTGGCGGAGCGGATGGAGATGCTCCGGCATTGGGATCTGCTCCTGCTGTTTCGTACGGCCCAGACCTGGCAGAACCGCTACCTGGCCACCCGGCAACGTTCGGACATGCAGTCCGCTCTGAACGTGTTGAAAATCTTTGAAGACCGCTTGCTCCTCGACCCGGACCTGCCGGAAGTCAGTCGTTCGGACCTGCAGAACATGCTGCGCTATCACGGATACGTCGCCGAGCGGATTCTCGAGTTGGACCGGCTTTTGGAGGCGAAGTCACGGGAGTTCGATCTGCGGATTAACGCCTTGTTGCCCATTTCCGAACAGCTGATGACCCAGGCTCGGCAGGAGGTGGATCGGGCCTGGATGAGCATCGCCAAGACCCGCTGGAACGCCTCCATGCTCTTGCTCTCGTCCGTGGTCTGCGCCGTGCTTTTGGGATTGACCTCAGCCCTGTTCATGCACCGCTCCATCTCTCGCAAGTTCGCGGTTCTGACCGCCGCCGCGGACCAGATCCGGGGCGGCAATCTCCAGGCCCGGGCCGAAGTGCGATCCAGCGACGAGATCGGTCGACTGGCCGAAACCTTCAACACCATGGCCGAACGCATCGCGAAGCTGATGCACGACCTGCAGCGGCGCATGGAAATGACCCAGAATCGGCTGTTCCAGGGTATCGAGTCCATTGAGGAAGGGTTTGCCCTGTTCGACAAGCACGGACGCCTGGTCACCGCGAACCGCAACGTGACCAGGATGTTCCCGGCCCTGGAAAATGCCTTGCGCACCGGCATTTCGTTTCACGAATGCCTGTCCGTGATCCAGGAGGCCAAAATGCTTCCCCGCGAACGATCCACGAATTTGGATCAGCCTGGACGGCAGGAAAACTGGTTGGAACGACACCTGGACATGTTTCGCCTCGGTGTCGGCACGGAAGAAATTCGCGTCTCCGAGGAACGCATCCTGCGGGTTCGGTATTCCCGAGCGGCCAACGGCGAAACCGTGGTCCTGCTGGAAGACGTCACCGAACGCGCCTGGATGCAGGAACAGCGCCTGGAAATGGAACGGCGGCTGCTTCATGCCCAGAAGCTGGAAAGCCTGGGAGTCATGGCCGGTGGTATCGCCCATGATTTCAACAACCTTCTCGCGGCCATGATGGGCAACATGGAACTGGCTCTGTCCATGTCCGGCTTGGCGGAACCGAGCCGCAAGCGCGTGGAACAGGCCCTTTTAGCCGCCCGGCGAGCCGCGGACCTGACTCGTCAGATGCTGGCCTATTCGGGGAAGGGCGGATTCGATGTCCGTTCCGTGGTGCTTAACGACCTGGTCCGGGACAACGCTCATATTTTCCAAACCGCCCTGGGCAAGAACGTTCGCTTCGTTCAGGAACTGACCTCGTCCCTGCCCCCGATCCGGGCCGACGCCGGACAGATCCAGCAGGTGATCATGAACCTGATCACCAACGCCTCGGAAGCCATTGGCGACCATCCCGGAACCATGACCCTCGCCACCCGGCTGGCGCATTGCGACGCCGCGTTTCTGGGCCGTTCCCGGCTCGAGGAAAAGCCCGAGCCCGGCTGGTTCGTCCACCTGGAGGTTCGGGATACGGGCGTGGGGATGAGCGAGGAGGTCCAGTCCAAACTGTTCGATCCGTTCTTCAGTACCAAGTTTACCGGACGCGGGCTGGGCCTTTCCGCGGTCCTGGGCATCGTGCGCGGTCATCGCGGAGCGATCATCGTGGACAGCGCTCCGGACTCGGGGACCACGTTTCACGTGCTTTTTCCGGTGGACGATGCAATAGTGAAGAGCTCCCCGCTTCCGGAGCCGTCGTTGACCTCGAATCCGGTCGCCGAAGCCGGAAGCGACGTTCATCCAGAGCCGGAACTGATCCTGGTCGTGGACGACGAGGAAATGGTCCGGGACCTCTCGGTTGAAGCCTTGAGACATCTTGGGTATGCGGTGATCACGGCCAAGGACGGCGTCGAGGCGGTCCGGGTTTTTCAGGAAAACCATCAGCGGATCGGCTGCGTGGTCCTGGATCTGATGATGCCGAACATGGACGGGGTCACGGCGTTCACGAAACTGCGCAAGATCGCGCCGGACGTCCCGGTGGTCCTGTGCAGTGGATACAGTTCACGGGAAGCGGAGCAGCGCTTCGCCGCCGACCGTCCCGGGGCGTTTTTGCAAAAACCGTTCAGCATCGAGGCCTTGCGGCGGGCGATTCTCGACGTGCTGAAAAACCGCAACCAATCACGAGGATAA
- a CDS encoding branched-chain amino acid ABC transporter substrate-binding protein, whose protein sequence is MKTTDILRFWTLRLLLGLLLGTMVAVILSCAPETAPRSACRDALGCVWVEPDEAVKLVSLQTFSGPLETVGAELVRTLEMRIAERGGLHGRAVTIVREDEQCSTAGGLVAAQKIATAPNVVAIHGPHCSSAAVPAARVLSEAGMVLVSGTATAPSLTSQNGKRGEHHQPGFFRTAANDQFQGVAAASLTYDFLGLRRVAAVHDQSPYAAGLTEAFAEAFLAKGGEVVFIGAVAPGDRNMRPVAQAMAGYGPELLFLPIFSPEAEYLIQAIRAEPELSNLILLSADSIFNQPFIQGCGDVCRGMLFIAPDQIQSPAYTAFWDGYVQAHGTRPVGYFHAHGYDAASILLHALEQASFPEPDGSLRIERQRIRDVLHGLRRFPALTGALSCDAFGDCGVPRFKLVRLEASMDFEQALNNTLAVYAP, encoded by the coding sequence ATGAAGACAACGGATATTTTGCGCTTCTGGACGCTCCGGCTTCTCCTTGGCCTGCTGCTTGGCACCATGGTCGCGGTGATCCTAAGTTGCGCTCCGGAGACCGCGCCGCGGTCGGCGTGCCGGGACGCCCTGGGCTGCGTCTGGGTCGAGCCGGACGAGGCGGTGAAGCTCGTCAGCTTGCAGACCTTCAGCGGCCCTTTGGAGACGGTCGGCGCGGAGCTCGTTCGGACTTTGGAAATGCGCATCGCTGAACGCGGGGGGCTGCACGGCCGGGCCGTGACCATCGTGCGCGAGGACGAACAGTGTTCCACGGCCGGGGGATTGGTGGCGGCCCAGAAAATCGCCACGGCCCCGAACGTGGTCGCGATCCACGGGCCCCATTGTTCCAGCGCGGCGGTTCCCGCGGCCCGCGTTCTCTCTGAAGCGGGGATGGTCCTGGTCTCCGGGACTGCCACGGCCCCGTCTTTGACTTCCCAGAACGGCAAGCGGGGCGAGCACCACCAGCCGGGCTTTTTCCGGACCGCGGCCAATGATCAGTTCCAAGGGGTGGCCGCGGCCTCCTTGACCTACGATTTTCTGGGGTTGCGCAGAGTCGCGGCGGTTCATGATCAAAGCCCCTATGCCGCAGGCCTGACCGAGGCCTTTGCGGAAGCCTTTCTGGCCAAGGGCGGCGAAGTGGTCTTCATCGGCGCCGTCGCTCCGGGAGACCGCAATATGCGGCCCGTGGCCCAGGCTATGGCCGGATATGGTCCGGAATTGCTCTTTCTGCCGATTTTTTCTCCAGAAGCCGAATACTTGATCCAGGCCATCCGGGCTGAACCGGAACTTTCCAATTTAATCCTGCTCAGTGCGGACTCCATCTTCAACCAGCCATTCATTCAGGGCTGCGGCGACGTCTGCCGGGGCATGCTCTTCATTGCCCCGGACCAGATCCAAAGCCCGGCCTATACCGCGTTTTGGGACGGTTACGTTCAGGCTCACGGCACGAGGCCCGTGGGCTATTTTCATGCCCACGGCTACGACGCCGCGTCCATCCTGCTCCACGCCCTGGAACAGGCCTCTTTTCCGGAGCCGGACGGCTCTCTGCGCATCGAGCGGCAGCGGATCCGGGACGTCCTGCATGGACTGCGCCGTTTTCCAGCCCTGACCGGAGCGCTAAGCTGCGACGCCTTCGGCGACTGCGGCGTCCCGCGATTCAAGCTGGTCCGTCTGGAAGCGTCCATGGATTTCGAACAGGCCTTGAACAACACTCTTGCCGTGTATGCCCCCTGA
- a CDS encoding glutamine--tRNA ligase/YqeY domain fusion protein, which yields MTSTNTIAPNFIKTIVEEDLRAGKNDGRVTTRFPPEPNGYLHIGHAKSICLNFGLAREFGGACHMRFDDTNPIKEDVEYVESIKRDVRWLGFDWGDNLFYASDYFDRLHDYAQELIRRGKAYVCSLSAEDIRAYRGTLTEPGRNSPYRDRTVEENLELFARMRAGEFEDGEHVLRAKIDMASPNVSLRDPVIYRIKKAAHHRTGNAWCIYPMYDFAHCLSDSIEGITHSICTLEFENNRPLYHWFLDALETPCHPEQIEFARLNLSYTVLSKRKLIQLVQDKAVSGWDDPRMPTISGLRRRGVPPEALRTFCDRIGVARADSTVDISMLEHCVREVLNVRAPRVMAVLRPLKVVITNYPEDQIEELEAPLHPENPEMGSRKIPFGRELYIEQDDFMEEPPKKFYRLAPGREVRLRYGYYITCREVIKNSLGEVMELHCTYDPASRGGGTPDGRKVKATLHWVCARTAKRAKVRIYDHLFTTLNPNEAPEGKDFRHNLNPDSLEVLENCLVEPHLAAAETGSRWQFERLGYFSVDPVESTPEELIFNRIISLRDTWAKVQAAEGKKT from the coding sequence ATGACAAGCACCAACACTATTGCGCCCAATTTCATCAAGACCATCGTGGAGGAAGACCTGCGGGCCGGAAAAAACGACGGCCGGGTGACGACCCGGTTCCCCCCGGAGCCCAACGGCTATCTGCATATCGGCCATGCCAAGTCCATTTGCCTGAACTTCGGTCTGGCCCGGGAATTCGGCGGGGCCTGCCATATGCGGTTCGACGACACCAATCCGATCAAGGAAGACGTGGAGTACGTGGAGTCCATCAAGCGCGACGTGCGCTGGCTGGGCTTCGACTGGGGCGACAACCTGTTCTACGCCTCGGACTATTTCGACCGGCTCCACGACTACGCCCAGGAGCTGATCCGCCGGGGCAAGGCCTACGTGTGCAGTCTGAGCGCCGAGGATATCCGGGCCTACCGCGGCACCTTGACCGAGCCGGGCCGGAACAGCCCGTACCGCGACCGAACCGTTGAAGAAAATCTGGAGCTGTTCGCCCGGATGCGGGCCGGGGAATTCGAGGACGGCGAGCATGTGCTTCGGGCCAAGATCGACATGGCTTCACCCAACGTCAGCCTGCGCGATCCGGTGATCTACCGGATCAAGAAGGCCGCCCACCACCGGACCGGAAACGCCTGGTGCATTTACCCCATGTACGACTTCGCCCACTGCCTGTCCGACTCCATCGAGGGGATCACCCACTCCATCTGCACCCTGGAGTTTGAAAACAACCGCCCCCTGTACCACTGGTTCCTGGACGCCCTGGAAACCCCGTGTCACCCGGAGCAGATCGAATTCGCCCGCCTGAACCTGAGCTATACCGTGCTCAGCAAGCGCAAGCTGATCCAGTTGGTTCAGGACAAGGCTGTGTCCGGGTGGGACGATCCGCGGATGCCGACCATCTCCGGCCTGCGGCGGCGGGGCGTGCCTCCGGAGGCGTTGCGGACGTTCTGCGACCGGATCGGCGTTGCCCGGGCCGACTCCACGGTGGACATTTCCATGCTGGAGCACTGCGTCCGGGAAGTGCTCAATGTCCGCGCCCCCCGGGTGATGGCCGTGCTTCGGCCTCTGAAGGTGGTGATCACCAACTACCCGGAAGACCAGATCGAGGAGTTGGAAGCGCCCCTGCATCCGGAAAACCCGGAGATGGGCTCGCGAAAGATTCCCTTCGGCCGGGAGCTGTACATCGAACAGGACGACTTCATGGAGGAGCCGCCCAAGAAATTCTATCGGTTGGCGCCGGGCCGGGAGGTCCGGTTGCGCTATGGATATTACATCACCTGCCGGGAAGTGATTAAAAACAGCCTGGGCGAGGTTATGGAGCTGCATTGCACCTACGACCCGGCCTCCCGGGGCGGAGGCACTCCGGACGGGCGCAAGGTCAAGGCCACCCTGCACTGGGTCTGCGCCCGGACGGCCAAGCGGGCCAAGGTCCGGATCTACGACCATCTCTTCACCACGCTCAACCCCAACGAAGCCCCGGAAGGCAAGGATTTTCGCCACAATCTCAACCCCGACTCCCTGGAAGTCCTGGAAAACTGTCTGGTGGAGCCGCATCTGGCCGCGGCGGAAACGGGCAGCCGCTGGCAGTTCGAGCGTCTGGGCTATTTCAGCGTGGATCCCGTGGAAAGCACTCCGGAGGAACTGATTTTCAACCGGATCATCTCCCTGCGCGATACATGGGCCAAGGTCCAGGCCGCGGAAGGGAAGAAGACCTGA
- a CDS encoding DsbA family protein, whose translation MIKTLRLLFIVPALAFVFSCLAPQAADAQDMAGNIAPSEVRELFTAHPELVLDVLRDNPLELVEILEQAVMAKREADHRRQEQADLAMERNPEVSDQRPIRGNADAAVTIVEYSDFQCPYCSQATETVKRLMALDQAGELRLVFKHLPLNPVSQELALAFEAAALQSHDAAWKLHDRLFEQQGRLRGGAEAVLQEIVAELGIDSERFAEDRKRPELAELIQADMDEARKFGFSGTPMFLVNGIPLRGAVPLSEFQRVIELAKTRDSVGSN comes from the coding sequence ATGATCAAAACCTTGCGGCTTTTGTTTATCGTTCCGGCCTTGGCGTTTGTTTTTTCCTGTCTTGCCCCCCAGGCGGCCGATGCGCAAGACATGGCCGGAAATATCGCGCCGTCCGAGGTTCGGGAGCTGTTTACAGCCCATCCTGAACTGGTGTTGGACGTCCTGCGGGACAATCCCCTCGAACTGGTGGAAATTCTGGAACAGGCCGTGATGGCCAAGCGGGAGGCGGATCACCGTCGGCAGGAGCAGGCTGACCTGGCCATGGAGCGCAATCCGGAGGTTTCCGACCAGCGTCCGATCCGGGGCAATGCGGATGCCGCGGTGACGATTGTCGAATATTCGGATTTCCAGTGCCCGTATTGCAGTCAGGCCACGGAGACCGTCAAACGCCTGATGGCCCTGGATCAAGCCGGGGAACTGCGCCTGGTTTTCAAGCACCTGCCCCTGAACCCGGTTTCTCAGGAATTGGCCTTGGCTTTCGAGGCCGCGGCCCTGCAAAGCCACGATGCGGCGTGGAAGCTGCACGATCGCCTTTTCGAACAACAGGGTCGGTTGCGGGGCGGGGCCGAGGCCGTGCTTCAGGAGATCGTCGCTGAATTGGGCATCGATTCGGAGCGGTTCGCCGAGGACCGCAAGCGCCCGGAACTGGCCGAGTTGATCCAGGCCGATATGGATGAGGCCCGGAAATTCGGCTTCAGCGGTACCCCCATGTTTCTGGTCAACGGCATTCCGCTGCGCGGAGCCGTGCCGTTGTCCGAGTTTCAGCGCGTCATTGAACTGGCCAAGACGCGGGATTCGGTCGGGTCGAATTAA
- a CDS encoding glycosyltransferase produces MTELSVVVPLYNEEGNVAELHREIKDVCEANGYTYEIILVDDGSEDETLKRAKECSPAKIVRFRRNFGQTAAFDAGIKQARYRYIVTMDGDRQNDPRDIPRMVAYLEEHDYDVVSGWRKNRKDNFSKRFFSNGAKMLRDVLVKDRIHDSGCALKVYRRECFENINLFGEMHRFIPALLKIKGFTVGEVEVNHRPRVAGVSKYNWKRAMKGFVDMVSVWFWNKYAVRPLHLLGGVGMVLLGIGMFFSLYTLILFLKGQNLSNTVWPLLSAFSVITGLQLFVSGLLADMMSKLYYEKSKDKSYIIREIIER; encoded by the coding sequence ATGACGGAATTATCGGTTGTGGTGCCCTTGTACAACGAAGAGGGCAACGTGGCGGAACTGCACCGGGAGATCAAGGACGTTTGCGAAGCCAACGGGTATACGTATGAAATCATCCTGGTGGACGACGGGTCCGAGGATGAGACGCTGAAGCGGGCCAAGGAATGTTCGCCGGCGAAAATTGTTCGCTTTCGCCGCAACTTCGGGCAAACAGCCGCCTTCGACGCCGGGATCAAGCAGGCTCGATACCGGTATATCGTGACCATGGACGGCGACCGGCAGAACGACCCCCGGGACATCCCCCGGATGGTCGCCTATTTGGAAGAGCATGACTACGATGTGGTTTCGGGATGGCGCAAGAACCGCAAGGATAATTTTTCCAAACGGTTTTTTTCCAACGGGGCCAAAATGTTGCGGGACGTGCTGGTCAAGGACAGAATTCACGACAGCGGTTGCGCCCTGAAGGTCTATCGGCGGGAATGTTTCGAAAACATCAATCTGTTCGGCGAGATGCACCGCTTTATTCCGGCCCTGCTCAAGATCAAGGGCTTCACCGTGGGCGAGGTGGAGGTCAACCACCGGCCCCGGGTGGCCGGGGTTTCCAAGTACAACTGGAAGCGGGCCATGAAAGGCTTCGTGGACATGGTTTCCGTGTGGTTCTGGAACAAATATGCGGTCCGGCCCTTGCATCTGCTGGGCGGAGTCGGAATGGTCCTGTTGGGTATCGGAATGTTTTTCTCGTTGTATACGTTGATCTTGTTCCTGAAGGGGCAGAACCTCTCCAACACGGTCTGGCCGCTCTTGTCCGCCTTTTCCGTGATCACTGGATTGCAACTCTTTGTCAGCGGCCTCCTCGCGGACATGATGTCCAAGCTGTACTACGAGAAATCCAAGGATAAGTCCTATATTATTCGCGAAATCATCGAACGATAA